The sequence CGTTGAGCGCGCTGATCGGTTCGCTGCGCACCCATTCGAAGGCGTTGTGCGTGGTTTCGCTCGCGCGGGTTGCGGGGGCTTGCTGATCGGGACTGTTCATGACGGGTTCGGGATTTCCTGCGCTGATTCACGGTGCCCGGAGCTGCGGGCGATGAGACGGCGATTCTATTGAGGCGTGGCGGCGGGGGCAATCGGAGGTAATGCCACCTGCAGGCAGAACAGCCACGGCCAGTGTTTGCCGCTGACCCACAGTCGCCCGCTCGGCGCGTGCCAGGCAATCCCGTTGGGGACATCGGCCGTGCGGCGTTCCGCCGCGCTCAGCAGTTCGCCGACATCGATCTTCCAGGCGGCCTTCCCGGTCACCGGATCGATACCCACGATCCAGTCGCTCAGCCAGATATTGGCGAGAATCCAGCCCTGCGCCCATTCGAGCTCGTTCAGCAGTTTCAGTACCTTGCCGCCGGCGCGCACATGCAGTTCCTTCACCACGTGGAAATCGGCCGGGTCGCGCCAGCGAAGTATCGCGCTGCCATCGCTCTGGATCAGGTGCGTGCCGTCGCTGGTGAGCCCCCAGCCCTCGCCGCGATAGCGAAATCGCTGCAGCGGTTTGAGCTCCGGCAGGCTGTATTGCTGGGCGATGCCTTCCTGCCAGGTCAGCAGCAGCAATTGCCCGTTCTGGACCGTCAGGCCTTCGGCAAACCATTCGCGCTCGAGCCCGATACTGGCGACGGGTGCCGCTGAGAGCAGGGTGCGACTCACCAGCCGCGACTGCCGGTAACCGCCCCCGCTTTCGAGCAGGGTATCGCCGTCAAATGCCATTCCCTGGGTGAATAAGGTCTGGTCGTGCGCAATACGCTGCTCGATCACGAAGGGGAGTTCCGGCAGCGCCGCCAGCGGATCGTCGGCGCGGCACAGCGATGACCACGTCAGCAACAGCGACAGGATCGCTACGCGGGTGCCGCGATAGCTCATCGCGCGTTGCTCCTGACGATGCCGCGCAGCAGGAAGCGCGCGGGTGACAGGGCACGGCTGATGGCGTCGCTGACCGGCGCCGGCTCGCCGCACAGATGGGCGGCGATCATCTCGGCGCACAGCGGCGCGCTGGTCATGCCACGCGAGCCGTGGCCGATGCTGGCATAGAGGCCACCCTGATAACTGCCAAGGCGCGCGATGGGTTTGCGTGCGTTGCGTGCAAGCGCGGCAAATTCCGCCGCGCATGCCGCGGCATCGGGCACCGGTCCGGCCACCGGGAGACGGTCCGGCGTGGTGGCGCGCAGCCCCACCCGGGCCGCGAGATCGGCGGGTGCAATATCCCGCACCACATTGCCGGGCAACAAGCGCGCGAGGCGTTCGAGGTTGTCACGATGTTCGGAATCGGTGGCGCCGTGGCCGCTGCCGTGCGGCTCGAAACTCGCGCCGCAACAGAGCTGCCCGTCGAGCATCGGTGCGACATAACCGTCGCCGCTGATTACGCAGTGCGGTGCTTCGAGAATCAATGCGCGCGGCACCAGCGTGATCTGCCCGCGCACCGGCGTGAGTGGCACTGCAGCCGGGCCGAGCAGACTATTAGCGGCCAGGCTATTGGCAATGATCACCGCCGCGGCGGTGAAATCGCCCTGTCCATCGGTGCCTGCCAGCCAGCCATCGCCCGCGCGCCGCAGCGTTTCGACCCGCACCCCGAAGCGGGTACGGATGCGCGGATGGGCGAGTGCCCGGGTGCGGGCGGCGTTTGGCGCGACCCAGCCCGATCCCGGCAGGAACAAACCATCGTGCTCCACACGAGCGCCACACAGGCGCGAGGCCTGCGCCGCATCGACGAATTGCACCAGCCGATCGAGCGCGGCATAACGCTGGCGCAGGCGCGCGAGCAATGCCTGGTCTTTGCCGGTGGTATAGAGTTGCAGCATTCCGCAGGCCGAGCGCTGCGTGGCATCGTCCCCGAGCAGGGCGCGGTAGAAACGCAGTGCATGAAGATAACCGAGCAGGGTGAATTCGGCGTGCGCGGAATCGCCCAGCGCCAGCTGGGTGAACAGCATGGCCTGGGATGCGCCGGTAGCGGGGCCGTCGGCGCTTTCGAGCACGCTCACCTCCCAGCCGCGGCGCGCCAGTGCCAGGGCCGCGGTGCAGCCGGCAATGCCGGCGCCGATCACCAGCGCGCTGCGCTCGTTTGTGCGCGGGTGCATTGCGATATGCCAGGGTGTGCTGCGCGCTACAGGCGTCATGGGTGCGGCACGCTGATCACGATGCGCGCTGATCATGTCGCGCTTGCGTCCGAAGCCGGGAATCTTGCGCACCGTGAAGCCGTGCGCGGTGAGCGCGTCGCGTACCGGGGCGGCCGCGCTGAACGTACTGAGCGTGGTGCCGGGGCGGCTGAGCACCGCGATCTGGCGGAGGACCTCATCGCTCCACATCGCCGGGTTGCGCGCCGGCGCAAAGCCGTCGAGGAACCAGGCATCCGCCGTCGTGACCGGCGCCAGCGGGTGCGCCGGGCCGAACTCGCGCAGCGCATCCAGCACATCGCCAAAGAACAGCTGCAGGCTGACCCGGCCCGCCCCGAGTTCGATGCTGTGCAGGCCGGGCAGCAGGGGCGGCCAGTTTGCCGTCAGCTGCGCGCTGCAGGACGCGAGCTCGGGCCAGCGGGCCAGGGCCCGCGCGAGGGAAGCAGTCTCCAGCGGCCAGGCCTCGAGACTGCGAAATACCAGCCGTGCGCCGGGTGGCGCCACGCGCTCCCACAGTTGCCACGCCAGCAGGAAGTTCAGCCCGGTGCCAAAACCGGTCTCGCCGATCACGAAGACCGCGTGCGAATCGCGGGGCAGCGCGCTCCAGCGCGCCTCGAGTGCGTTCTGTTGCAGAAACACGTATTGTGATTCGGCCAGTCCGTCGTCGCGGCTGTAATAGACATCGGCGAACATTTGCGAGTACGGCGTGCCGTCATCGAGCCATTGCGGTTGCGCGGGTACGACGGCCAGAGGAGGGAGCGTGGAATCAGCAGACATCTGCAGCGCACTTGCCGGTGGAAGCGGCGATTGTAGCAATCGCGGGTGCCGATGACGACGCGGATGAAGCCGGGTTGGCGGCAGGCGGTTGTACGCTGCGCTGCCGCACTGTTGCTGGTGGCTGCGGCAAACAGTGCGGGGCAGGGCGCGGCGATCGATGACCGCGAGGGCGTGGTGCGTCTGGCATTGGCCACCGAGCCGCCGAGCCTCGATTCGGTACGCGCGACCGACCAGGTCAGTGCCTTCGTGCTGGCGCATATCGGTGAGGGCCTGCTGCAGTACGATCGCGACAACCGGCTCGCGCCGGCGGTTGCCGAACGCTACGAGCTGAACGATCGGGGAGCCACCTTCTGGTTGCGCCGCGATGCGCGCTGGGAGGACGGCTCGCCGCTCACCGCCGGGGATTTCGTGTATGCATGGCGCGAAGTGCTGCGCCCCGCCAACGGCGCGCAGTATGCACCGCTGCTGTTTCCGCTGCTCAATGCCCGTGCCATAGCCGCGGGCGAGGCGGCGCTCGAGACGCTCGGCGTCAGCGCAGCGGAAGATTACCGTCTCGAGCTGCGGTTCGCGGAACCCTGTGCCTGGTTTCCGGCGCTGACCGCATTGATGACACTGCTGCCCCTGCCGCGGGAGTTTCATGCCCGCCAGGGCAGTCGCTACGCGGCCGATGCCGGCCGCATGCTGGCCAACGGACCGTATCGGCTGGCACGCTGGGTGCACGGCGCCGAGTTGGTGCTGGAGCAAAACCCCTGGCACCGCGACGCTGCTACGCTCGGCATTCGCCGGATCGAGATTCCCTATATCACCAGCGACTCCCGCGCCGAGCTGAACCTGTTTCTCGACGGGCGTATTGCGCTGGCCAATGTGCCCGGCGATGCGCTCGGCCAGGTGCTGGCGCAACGCCTGCGCTTGCGCCAGTTCCGCGATGGTTACGTGTGGTTTCTCGGCTTCAATTTCCGCGCCGGGCGCTTGACCGGGAACCGTGCGTTGCGCCAGGCGATACAGGCGGCGATCGAGCCGCGCGAAGTGGTGGATCAGGTAGTGCGCCTGCCCGGAGTGCGGCCGGCAGAGTCGCTGTTTCCCTCGGTGCTGCGTGCCGGCGAGCGGCGTTTCATCGATGCCTGGCCGCTGGCGCCGGTCGAGCGCTCGCGCGCGCGGGCGCAGGAGCTGATCGAACAGGCGCGGCGGGAACTGGGCGGCGACGAGGTGGCGCCGCTGTACCTGCTGAGTTCGGAAGATCCGGTTTCGGTCAAGCTCGGCGAGTATCTGCAGGCGCGGCTGGCGCAGACGCTGGGTCTGGATGTGCGCCTCGACCGGCAGATTTTCAAGCAGCGTATCCAGAAGATGAACAGTGGCGACTACGATATGGTGCTGGCCAACTGGGGCCCGGATTTCGATGACCCGCTCACCTTCGGCGAGTTGTTCGCCTCGTGGAACCCGGTGAATCGTGGCCGTTTCAGCAGCAGGGAATACGATCGCCTGGTACGTGCGGCGCAGACCGCGAGCGATTCCGCGGCGCGCCTTGCCGCGATGAACGGGCTGCAGATATTGGTGCGCGATGAAGTGCCGGTGATTCCGCTCTACGAGAACGCGCGCCTGTATGTCCAGCATCCGCGGCTGCGCGGTGTGGTGCGCGCGCCGTTCGGCGGTGATCCGATTCTGCGCCATGCCTGGCTGGGCCCGCCCTGAGGATGCGCGGCTCAACCGGCTGGTGGAGCAGCACTACCCCGGTTTCGTCGCGCACTGCAAAAGCCCTCTCGCGATTTCTCGAGCACACTCACTGACCGCGTCCCGGCATTGGTGTACGCTGCCGCACTGGATGCGCGCATGACGCGCGCAATGCACCCACAGCAGTCCGGAGACTTGCCATGCCGCGTCTTGTACGCACCCTCGCGATCTGCCTTGCTCTAGCGCTCGGTATCACGCTGCGCGCCGGCGCCGAAGACGGCGCCAGACCCGTTCTGGACGTCTACAAGAGCCCCAGCTGTCATTGCTGCGGGGACTGGATGAAACATCTCGAGCAGCAGGGTTTCAGCACCATCGCCCATCACCCCGCCGACCTCGACAAGCTCAAGGCCGACAGGGGAGTGCCTGAGGGCTACACCTCCTGCCACACCGGTGTCAGCGCGGGGGGCTATGTGTTCGAGGGCCATGTGCCGGCGAAATTCATCCGCCGCTTTCTCGCCGATCCACCGGCCGGCGCACGCGGACTCGCGGTGCCCGGCATGCCGCTGGGCAGTCCGGGCATGGAGAGCGACGACTTCTTCATGCCCTACAAGATCTGGTTGCTGAAGAGCGATGGCTCGGTGGAGCTCTACGCGAGCATCGGCAGCGCCGCCGAGCAGTTCGACGATTGACCGCGCAGCGCGCGCATGCGCCGCAGTGTGAGTCCTTTCCAATCCAGAGATGAGCCTGAAGAGGCCGGGTTGAGCGGATAATCGCTGCCGCGCCGCGCTACACCAGGCAGCAAGCCTGATACGACATCGAGATGCGTATGGTCATAAGCGAAGCGCATAACAAAACACCGGCCGCCGCGGAGCCGGAGCAAGCCCGCAGCACACCCATGGCTGCTCTTGGCCTCGCGGTACTCGGCGTGGTGTACGGCGATATCGGCACCAGTCCCATTTACGCCCTGCGCGAAACCTTCTCCGGCAGGCACCCCTTGCCTGCCACGCCAGACAATATCCTGGGCATCCTGTCGCTGATTTTCTGGTCGCTGGTGCTCATCATCTCGCTCAAGTACATGGTCTTTGTGTTGCGCGCTGACAATCGCGGCGAGGGGGGCATTTTTGCCCTTATCGCCTTGCTGCGGCCCGACGCCGACCGCGGCAATCCGGCGCGGCGCGGCCTGATCCTGCTCGGTATATTGGGTGCGGCCATGTTGTATGGCGGCGCCATGATTACCCCGGCCATCTCGGTGCTCAGCGCCGTCGAAGGCTTGGAGGTTGCTGCGCCCGCCCTGGAGCGCTTTGTCATCCCGGCGACCATCGGCATCCTGGTGGCACTGTTTGCGTTTCAAAGCCAGGGCACGGCCCGGGTGGGCGCCATCTTCGGTCCCATTACCTTGCTGTGGTTTCTGGTGTTGGCGGTGTTGGGGGTGCACGGCATCGCCCAAGCCCCCGAAGTGTTGCTGGCCATCAACCCGACCTATGCCCTTGCCTATTTCCACACCAACGGGGTGAATGGCTACCTCGCCTTGTACGGCGTATTTCTGGTCACCACGGGCGGCGAGGCGCTGTACGCCGACCTGGGCCACTTCGGCCGAGTGCCGATCCGCCGGGTGTGGTTCGCGGTGGTGCTGCCTGCTCTGTTGATCAATTACTTTGGCCAGGGCGCGCTGCTGGTTGCGGACCCCCAGGAAAGCCTGCACCCGTTCTTTCACCTGGCCCCGGAATGGGCGCTTTATCCGCTCATCGTGCTCGCCGCTGCAGCCACCTGCATCGCTTCGCAGGCCGTCATTACCGGGGTGTACTCGCTGACGCGCCAAGCCATTCAGCTAAACCTGATGCCGCGGTTTACGGTGCGGCAAACCTCCGCCGAGGTGCGTGGCCAAATCTATATGCCAAGCGTCAACTGGATCATGATGGTCGCCGCCATCAGCCTGGTGCTGGCATTCAAAACCTCGGGGAACCTCGCCGCCGCCTACGGGGTAGCGGTCAACTCCACCATGGCCATTACCACCATATTGGCCTTCCGGGTGGCGCGGGAGCGCGGCGGCTGGGGTTGGCCGTCCTCACTGAGCTTCCTGCTGGTGTTCATCGCCATCGATCTGGCTTACCTCGGCTCCAACCTGATGACGATCCCCGATGGCGGCTGGCTGCCCATGGTGATTGGAGTGGTGTTGTTCAGTGTGATGACCACCTGGCGCCAGGGTTCCTTCCTGGTGGCCGAGCACATTGCAAAATCGACCATCACGCTGGAGACCTTCATCGGCCGCATCGCCGCGGAGTCGATCCCGCGGATCGCCGGCACGGCCATTTTTTTTACGGGCAGGCTGGAGCACACACCCCCGACCTTGCAGCAGTTCCTGCACCGCACCGGGGTACTGCATCAAGACATTGTGCTCACCACGGTGCTGATCGAGCCGGTCCCCAAGGTGGATGCGGAGAGCCGGATCGAAATCAGCCCCCACGAAGCCGGATTTACCCGGCTCGTCATTCGCTACGGTTATATGCAGGGCATCAATATTCCATCGGACCTCGCCCTGTGCGCCGAGCGCGGGCTGGCCCTGGACCTGGCAACCCTCAACTACTTCGTTGGGCGCGTGAGCCTGCTTGCTGACCGCAAGCAAAAGGGCATGGCGCCCTGGCGAGATCGCTTGTTTTCCCGTATGGCCGCCAATACCGAGGACGCCACCGCTTCCTACCAGCTGCCACATGCACAGACGATGACGATAGGCTTTACGATCGGTATTTGAAGTGCGGAAGCAGCCGCGCACGGCATTCACCCGGCGAGCATGTAGCCTGCCATGCCCATCACAAAGCCCAGCACTGCGCCAAGTGGCGGTGCCCAGTGTTGCTCCAGCCTGACCTTGGGGGCGATATCCTGGAAGATGGAATACAAAATCCCGCCCGATGCCATCAATACGATCACCGCGACCACGCCTGGTGTATCGCGCAACCAAAGATAACTGCCGACACCTGCTGCCGGTCCCAACAAGGCCATCAGGCAAAAAATAACGATGATGGTTTTCCCGTTCATCAGGGCGGGCTGCTTCAGTTCCCGATAGGCATTGAAGCCCTCGGGGATATTTTGCAATGCGATCAAGCCGGCGATCAGCAGGGCATCATTGCTCTCCATCTCGAAGGCCGCACCCAAGGCTATGGACTCCGGCACAAAATCCATCAGCATGGCCGCCAGCTGGCTGGCCGGAGTATTGAGCTTCACCAGGTAGATATCCAGGGCCATAAAGCCCAGCGCCCCGGCTACCACGCACGTGGAAGCTGCCAGCGGAGTCAACTCGGCAATACCGGTAGGTACCAACACCAGAGCCACAGCGGACAGCAGTGCCCCGCCGCCAAACGCAATGGCGCTGTGGCGAAACTCCTCTTCCAGCCAATGTGGATGGATGTTTTCTACACGCGCAAGAAGAGCGCCCAGTGGCATCGCCAGACCGGCGCCCAGGGTCAAGATCACAAGAATGAGCAACTCGGTCATGGCTGTGCCTTGCGTCCTGGAAGCGTGTCTCGATGCGCGCCAGGGCCTCGCTGACCAACCATTGGTAGCCGACCAACATGCATCACCGAGTGGCAAGCGATACCATACCCGAACCAAGAGACGATTAACCAGCCGGGTCCTGACGCAATATCAAGGCACCATGAAAACAGGCTCTTCCGCAGAATCTGTGGGTTGAATCCATGGATTTGTGGACAGTCGGCTGCGCCGATACCCGCCTGAGCGCATTCGCGCTCTCCCGTGGATAAGCCGTGGAAAACACTTCGCGTTTGCCACCGCTTACCCACCGGCCGGCGGCTGTCCACAAGCTCCACAGCACAACAACAATTTGCTGCTGAAAATCGAAATACAAAAATCGATCGCCACGATTGATTCGCTCGACGGCACACCGGATACGTCGCGGCGCCATCACGGCGTCCACACAGAGAAGCATCCCGACCCCGACTCTGAGAAAATGCAGGTGCTAGCCAAACACTTGTCACAGACCGGGAGCCGGGATGCAACTGACGACTATCCTCAATCGCGTGCAGAAATTCAAATGCTTTGTGTATACGTCGATACGCTGGGCAGGCAGCCCCGCGCGGCCAGAGCTGGAAGTCCTGGTGAGCGAACGACGGAACAGCCGTGCACGGTGCTCGGGTTGCGAGGCGCCGCGCGCGGGATATGACCGCTTGGCGCAGCGCCGCTTCGAGTTCGTGCCGCTGTGGGGGATCAAGGTGTTTCTGCTGTATGCACCGCGGCGCGTGGACTGCCCGCGCTGCGGCGTGAAGGTCGAGCGCATGCCGTGGGCCTCCGGCAAACATCAATTGACCGACGCCTATGCCTGGTTTCTCGCCCGCTGGGCGCGGCGCTTGTGCTGGAAGGAAGTGGCCGAGGTGTTCGGCAGTTCGTGGGACAGCGTGTTTCGTGCCGTGGAAATGGCTGTCACATGGGGTCGAGCCCACATGAGCCTCGACGGGGTGAGCGCCATCGGCATCGACGAGATCGCCTGGCAGCGCGGGCACCACTACCTCACGCTGGTCTACCAGATAGATGCGCACTGCAAGCGCCTGCTGTGGATCGGCGAGCACCGCAAGATCAAGACCCTGCTGCGCTTCTTCCGCTGGTTCGGCCCCGCGCGCAGCCGGGAGCTCAAGACCATCTGCTCGGATATGTGGAAGCCCTACCTGAAAGTGATCGCCAGGAAGGCTGGCGCCGCGGTGCATGTGCTCGACCGCTTCCACATCATGACGTACTTCAGCAAGGCGATCGACGAGGTGCGCGCCAGCGAGGTCAAAACGCTCAAGGCGAAGGGCTATGACCCCGTGCTCACCAAAACACGCTGGCTGCTGCTCAAGCGCCCGGAGAATCTCAATGACAAACAGGAGACGCGGTTGGCCGATCTGCTGCGCTACAACCTCAAGTCGGTGCGCAGTTATCTGCTGAAGGAGGAGTTCCAGTTCTTCTGGCAGTATCGATCGGCGTACTGGGCCGGGAAGTTCCTGGATCGATGGTGCACGCAAACGATGCACTCGCAGATCGAGCCGATGAAGAAAGTCGCACGCATGTTGCGCCGTCATCGGCCGTTGCTGCTCAACTGGTTTCGGGCCAAGGGGCAGTTTTCCAGTGGCATTGTCGAGGGATTCAACACCAAGGCGAAACTGACCTCCAGAAAAGCCTTCGGTTTTCGGACCTTCCACGCCATGGAAATCGCCTTGTATCATGCACTTGGCGCTCTACCCGAGCCGAAATTTACCCACAGATTCTGCTGACGAGGCGTTTTTGTAAGTGGGCTCATGACGGCTTGCACGCTTATATTCTCGTGATCCATCCGTTGGGCGGCTCGACGATCGCCTTGCGGAGCCGGTAGGCCCTCTGGGTGATGGGAAATTGGCAAAGTCGCGTTCATGGATTCGACCACTGGCGGCGGTCGTCAGCTGGCGGCGGTCGTCAGCTGGCAGCGGATTGTCATCAACCGGCAGCGGAGCGTGCACACCAGAGCTTGGCGGTCTCGAGATCGGGTTCGACACCCTGGCCCAGCTCGTAGACTATGCACAACTGCCACATCGCTTCGCGCGATGCGCCATCGGGCGCTTCGGCCGCCATTCGCAAGCAGGCCAGCGCCGGCTCGTAGCGGGCGTTTCGATAGAAGCTCATTCCCGCTCCATACAACTCGGCGGGAGAACGCTCGTCGGACGCGCTGCAGAGGGGTGTCTCCGGTAGCGGTTGAACCTCGCTAACGGCCAAGGATGCGGGTAGCGTCCGGCGTTGCGCGGCGAGTTGCCCGAGGTCGGCGGCATCGTACAGAAACCAGTCGTCCTCGACGGTCTTCCGACTGTAGAACACTACCATCAACACACCCGACTCGAGTTTGTTGCGCCTGAGCGCGAGCGAACCGTCGTCGGTTACTGCGAAACTGAACCTCCACCAATCGGACAGGGGCATGGCGAGCAGACCCAGACCCATGGTGGCAATGGGCATTGTGACCATGAACAGCGGATCGTAGTTTTCCTGCCCGCTGCCAACCCAACTCGTATGCGTCGGGGTTGTCGCAATCGTCCAGCGACCCTCGTGGCAGCTCGAGTCGGCGAGATCGAGCAATTGCTCTCCGACCTTGAGTTGCGCGCCATCGACGATATCGAAGCTGCTGATCCTGAGCTTGTTTCCGGGCGCGTTCTCGATGGCG comes from Gammaproteobacteria bacterium and encodes:
- a CDS encoding glutaminyl-peptide cyclotransferase, producing the protein MSYRGTRVAILSLLLTWSSLCRADDPLAALPELPFVIEQRIAHDQTLFTQGMAFDGDTLLESGGGYRQSRLVSRTLLSAAPVASIGLEREWFAEGLTVQNGQLLLLTWQEGIAQQYSLPELKPLQRFRYRGEGWGLTSDGTHLIQSDGSAILRWRDPADFHVVKELHVRAGGKVLKLLNELEWAQGWILANIWLSDWIVGIDPVTGKAAWKIDVGELLSAAERRTADVPNGIAWHAPSGRLWVSGKHWPWLFCLQVALPPIAPAATPQ
- the mnmC gene encoding bifunctional tRNA (5-methylaminomethyl-2-thiouridine)(34)-methyltransferase MnmD/FAD-dependent 5-carboxymethylaminomethyl-2-thiouridine(34) oxidoreductase MnmC translates to MSADSTLPPLAVVPAQPQWLDDGTPYSQMFADVYYSRDDGLAESQYVFLQQNALEARWSALPRDSHAVFVIGETGFGTGLNFLLAWQLWERVAPPGARLVFRSLEAWPLETASLARALARWPELASCSAQLTANWPPLLPGLHSIELGAGRVSLQLFFGDVLDALREFGPAHPLAPVTTADAWFLDGFAPARNPAMWSDEVLRQIAVLSRPGTTLSTFSAAAPVRDALTAHGFTVRKIPGFGRKRDMISAHRDQRAAPMTPVARSTPWHIAMHPRTNERSALVIGAGIAGCTAALALARRGWEVSVLESADGPATGASQAMLFTQLALGDSAHAEFTLLGYLHALRFYRALLGDDATQRSACGMLQLYTTGKDQALLARLRQRYAALDRLVQFVDAAQASRLCGARVEHDGLFLPGSGWVAPNAARTRALAHPRIRTRFGVRVETLRRAGDGWLAGTDGQGDFTAAAVIIANSLAANSLLGPAAVPLTPVRGQITLVPRALILEAPHCVISGDGYVAPMLDGQLCCGASFEPHGSGHGATDSEHRDNLERLARLLPGNVVRDIAPADLAARVGLRATTPDRLPVAGPVPDAAACAAEFAALARNARKPIARLGSYQGGLYASIGHGSRGMTSAPLCAEMIAAHLCGEPAPVSDAISRALSPARFLLRGIVRSNAR
- a CDS encoding peptide ABC transporter substrate-binding protein gives rise to the protein MTTRMKPGWRQAVVRCAAALLLVAAANSAGQGAAIDDREGVVRLALATEPPSLDSVRATDQVSAFVLAHIGEGLLQYDRDNRLAPAVAERYELNDRGATFWLRRDARWEDGSPLTAGDFVYAWREVLRPANGAQYAPLLFPLLNARAIAAGEAALETLGVSAAEDYRLELRFAEPCAWFPALTALMTLLPLPREFHARQGSRYAADAGRMLANGPYRLARWVHGAELVLEQNPWHRDAATLGIRRIEIPYITSDSRAELNLFLDGRIALANVPGDALGQVLAQRLRLRQFRDGYVWFLGFNFRAGRLTGNRALRQAIQAAIEPREVVDQVVRLPGVRPAESLFPSVLRAGERRFIDAWPLAPVERSRARAQELIEQARRELGGDEVAPLYLLSSEDPVSVKLGEYLQARLAQTLGLDVRLDRQIFKQRIQKMNSGDYDMVLANWGPDFDDPLTFGELFASWNPVNRGRFSSREYDRLVRAAQTASDSAARLAAMNGLQILVRDEVPVIPLYENARLYVQHPRLRGVVRAPFGGDPILRHAWLGPP
- a CDS encoding DUF411 domain-containing protein; its protein translation is MPRLVRTLAICLALALGITLRAGAEDGARPVLDVYKSPSCHCCGDWMKHLEQQGFSTIAHHPADLDKLKADRGVPEGYTSCHTGVSAGGYVFEGHVPAKFIRRFLADPPAGARGLAVPGMPLGSPGMESDDFFMPYKIWLLKSDGSVELYASIGSAAEQFDD
- a CDS encoding KUP/HAK/KT family potassium transporter translates to MAALGLAVLGVVYGDIGTSPIYALRETFSGRHPLPATPDNILGILSLIFWSLVLIISLKYMVFVLRADNRGEGGIFALIALLRPDADRGNPARRGLILLGILGAAMLYGGAMITPAISVLSAVEGLEVAAPALERFVIPATIGILVALFAFQSQGTARVGAIFGPITLLWFLVLAVLGVHGIAQAPEVLLAINPTYALAYFHTNGVNGYLALYGVFLVTTGGEALYADLGHFGRVPIRRVWFAVVLPALLINYFGQGALLVADPQESLHPFFHLAPEWALYPLIVLAAAATCIASQAVITGVYSLTRQAIQLNLMPRFTVRQTSAEVRGQIYMPSVNWIMMVAAISLVLAFKTSGNLAAAYGVAVNSTMAITTILAFRVARERGGWGWPSSLSFLLVFIAIDLAYLGSNLMTIPDGGWLPMVIGVVLFSVMTTWRQGSFLVAEHIAKSTITLETFIGRIAAESIPRIAGTAIFFTGRLEHTPPTLQQFLHRTGVLHQDIVLTTVLIEPVPKVDAESRIEISPHEAGFTRLVIRYGYMQGINIPSDLALCAERGLALDLATLNYFVGRVSLLADRKQKGMAPWRDRLFSRMAANTEDATASYQLPHAQTMTIGFTIGI
- a CDS encoding divalent cation transporter, with protein sequence MTELLILVILTLGAGLAMPLGALLARVENIHPHWLEEEFRHSAIAFGGGALLSAVALVLVPTGIAELTPLAASTCVVAGALGFMALDIYLVKLNTPASQLAAMLMDFVPESIALGAAFEMESNDALLIAGLIALQNIPEGFNAYRELKQPALMNGKTIIVIFCLMALLGPAAGVGSYLWLRDTPGVVAVIVLMASGGILYSIFQDIAPKVRLEQHWAPPLGAVLGFVMGMAGYMLAG
- a CDS encoding ISL3 family transposase — protein: MQLTTILNRVQKFKCFVYTSIRWAGSPARPELEVLVSERRNSRARCSGCEAPRAGYDRLAQRRFEFVPLWGIKVFLLYAPRRVDCPRCGVKVERMPWASGKHQLTDAYAWFLARWARRLCWKEVAEVFGSSWDSVFRAVEMAVTWGRAHMSLDGVSAIGIDEIAWQRGHHYLTLVYQIDAHCKRLLWIGEHRKIKTLLRFFRWFGPARSRELKTICSDMWKPYLKVIARKAGAAVHVLDRFHIMTYFSKAIDEVRASEVKTLKAKGYDPVLTKTRWLLLKRPENLNDKQETRLADLLRYNLKSVRSYLLKEEFQFFWQYRSAYWAGKFLDRWCTQTMHSQIEPMKKVARMLRRHRPLLLNWFRAKGQFSSGIVEGFNTKAKLTSRKAFGFRTFHAMEIALYHALGALPEPKFTHRFC
- a CDS encoding SEL1-like repeat protein, whose product is MNRPIAASALCLTTIFLNACGIVAPERTAYSAQWPSLPPAASRRCAPPLGMFANASGRENLGKDSGFAAPTLAQVLGVHSQGDGVTHVAIENAPGNKLRISSFDIVDGAQLKVGEQLLDLADSSCHEGRWTIATTPTHTSWVGSGQENYDPLFMVTMPIATMGLGLLAMPLSDWWRFSFAVTDDGSLALRRNKLESGVLMVVFYSRKTVEDDWFLYDAADLGQLAAQRRTLPASLAVSEVQPLPETPLCSASDERSPAELYGAGMSFYRNARYEPALACLRMAAEAPDGASREAMWQLCIVYELGQGVEPDLETAKLWCARSAAG